A single window of Bacteroidia bacterium DNA harbors:
- a CDS encoding porphobilinogen synthase — translation MNIRPRRNRKSQSIRELVQETWLTSKDLLYPLFLVEGEKQKIP, via the coding sequence ATGAACATTCGCCCGCGCAGAAATAGAAAATCCCAAAGTATAAGAGAATTAGTGCAAGAAACTTGGCTAACTTCAAAAGACTTGCTTTACCCTTTGTTTTTAGTAGAAGGAGAAAAGCAGAAAATTCCCAT